A genomic segment from Limosilactobacillus sp. encodes:
- a CDS encoding type II toxin-antitoxin system YafQ family toxin yields the protein MAQYQFNPRKTFSNDLRLLSQIDPSIIDETRAAINILLDGDRLPKEYKDHGLKRKYAGYREFHLRDTPEKEQPTELNDVVVIYKIKEQDLVLVAVRIGSHNKLLRNN from the coding sequence ATGGCTCAGTACCAATTTAACCCCCGAAAGACCTTTAGCAATGATTTGAGACTACTATCCCAAATTGACCCATCAATTATCGACGAAACTCGGGCAGCAATCAATATTCTTTTGGACGGGGATCGCCTTCCTAAAGAATATAAAGATCACGGCTTAAAACGCAAATACGCTGGGTATCGAGAATTCCATCTCCGGGACACACCAGAAAAAGAGCAACCGACTGAACTTAATGACGTTGTTGTTATTTACAAAATTAAAGAGCAGGACCTGGTGTTAGTTGCTGTGAGAATAGGTTCTCATAACAAGCTGCTTAGAAACAACTAA
- a CDS encoding flavodoxin: MAKTLVLYYSATNTTKKVAEQIAQRLNADIAEIHPAQPYTSADLNWHDSQSRTSIEQHTHDTRVAIKDDLSDISGYDNIVIGHPIWWAIPPRFITTVIDHLGLNGKKLALFATSGGTSYDRSQSNIERAVKENGYDVEVGQGAVLNSPAAIDAWIKNLNF; encoded by the coding sequence ATGGCAAAAACACTTGTACTTTACTACTCGGCAACTAACACCACCAAGAAGGTTGCCGAACAAATCGCCCAACGGTTGAATGCGGACATTGCGGAGATTCATCCCGCCCAGCCTTACACGAGTGCGGACCTGAACTGGCACGATTCCCAGTCCCGGACCTCGATTGAACAGCACACTCACGATACCCGGGTCGCAATCAAGGATGACCTGTCTGACATCAGTGGCTACGACAACATTGTCATTGGTCACCCGATCTGGTGGGCGATTCCGCCGCGCTTCATCACGACGGTCATCGATCACCTAGGCCTCAATGGCAAGAAGTTGGCCCTCTTTGCCACGTCTGGTGGAACCTCCTATGACCGGTCACAAAGCAACATCGAGCGGGCCGTCAAGGAGAACGGCTACGATGTTGAAGTCGGCCAGGGCGCTGTTTTGAACTCCCCTGCCGCCATCGATGCCTGGATTAAGAATTTGAATTTTTAA
- a CDS encoding MazG-like family protein, with translation MTYEELNAKIMEWAHERQIDSADPRVEFMKMAEELGELSAAYNKEKRAKLIDSIGDLQVALLIFSKLVGVDHKAALTAAYNEISGRHGKTTADGVFIKQSDLND, from the coding sequence ATGACCTACGAGGAATTGAACGCAAAAATCATGGAATGGGCGCACGAACGGCAGATTGACTCGGCCGATCCGCGGGTTGAGTTTATGAAGATGGCCGAAGAGCTGGGTGAACTGTCCGCCGCCTACAATAAGGAAAAGCGTGCCAAGCTAATTGACAGCATCGGTGATCTCCAGGTTGCCCTGCTAATCTTTAGCAAGCTGGTCGGCGTCGATCACAAGGCGGCACTGACGGCGGCTTACAACGAGATCTCTGGCCGCCACGGCAAGACAACTGCGGACGGTGTCTTCATCAAGCAAAGTGACCTCAATGACTAA
- a CDS encoding LysR family transcriptional regulator: MNRLLAFLAIIKTGSFTAAAKELGYTQSAVSQMINALEEELGVKLLARSQHHVQLTPAGKQLLPLIRQASKDWQTTLERAAEIRGLKSAVVRIGTIESISAHWLPRLIRGFRQLHPTVQFVMLQGDYTTIPQWVADNEVDFGFCNPLARPDLDVRYIKSGDLRAILPADHPLAHRKFLTLQDLAQEPYLMLEEGLYSEPLAAFRTAGIEPNIVTRIHDDFTIMSMVEAGLGFSILAELVLQKQSYQIKAVPLHPNLQRQIGIVQRDPTLMPIASQQFIDYILAHRDELP; the protein is encoded by the coding sequence ATGAATCGTCTTTTAGCCTTTTTGGCGATTATCAAAACCGGCTCTTTTACCGCCGCCGCCAAGGAACTTGGCTACACCCAATCTGCCGTCAGCCAGATGATTAATGCCCTGGAGGAAGAACTGGGCGTTAAACTTTTGGCCCGCTCTCAGCACCACGTTCAACTGACGCCTGCCGGCAAGCAGCTGCTCCCCCTGATTCGCCAGGCAAGCAAGGATTGGCAGACAACCCTGGAACGGGCCGCAGAAATCCGCGGTCTCAAGTCCGCTGTGGTCCGAATCGGAACAATCGAGAGCATCTCCGCCCACTGGCTACCGCGCTTAATTCGTGGTTTTCGTCAGCTCCACCCGACCGTTCAATTCGTGATGCTTCAGGGAGACTACACTACGATTCCCCAGTGGGTGGCGGACAACGAGGTCGATTTTGGTTTTTGTAATCCCCTTGCGCGTCCCGATCTCGACGTCCGCTACATCAAAAGCGGTGATTTACGGGCGATCCTTCCTGCAGATCATCCCCTCGCCCACCGGAAATTCCTGACCCTTCAGGACCTCGCACAAGAGCCCTACTTAATGCTAGAAGAGGGCCTGTACAGCGAACCCCTGGCGGCTTTTCGTACGGCAGGAATCGAACCGAATATTGTTACCCGAATCCATGACGACTTCACGATCATGTCAATGGTCGAGGCCGGTCTGGGCTTCAGCATCCTTGCAGAGTTGGTTTTGCAAAAACAGAGTTACCAGATCAAGGCGGTTCCACTCCACCCAAATCTGCAGCGACAAATTGGGATTGTTCAGCGGGATCCAACCCTGATGCCGATCGCCAGCCAGCAATTCATCGACTACATTCTGGCACATCGGGACGAACTGCCATAA
- a CDS encoding amidase, protein MNINTMLLTLPAYQLAQLVRTGQVTSAELVSAAIARIKKRNPKLNAVISLREEAALKEARQLKDTGQPFLGVPILLKGLGQALAGEPDTNGNKLFKDHKAETTSNFVRALQEAGFIIVGQTNFPEFGFKNRSDDQLYGPVHNPWAKKYTPGGSSGGSAAALADGWVPIAAGNDGGGSIRIPAAWTGLIGLKPTRGRVPTGPDSWRSWQGASINFALTRTVKDTAMLLDQLQTVQPAAVFQTPKYEPGFANALNTPLPKITIGYTTKSPLGTPVSPEAKAAVLSAVDFLRERGFRVQKMYDPVDGAKLMRSYYLMNGAETAAMFQNVQAGMKRPLTKNDMELYTWALWQMGKNVSAADYSRTLALWDQTAYQHVQMHEFFPLFLTPTNAQPAPRVDYQDRPEYVEQMKHMDELTPGEQRQLIYDQCLPATIQSPFTEQANMTGEPAISLPTGMSKQGTPMGIQFIANKGREDLLLQVARLFEEQRQFKLLNPVPHLD, encoded by the coding sequence ATGAACATTAACACAATGCTGCTGACGCTGCCCGCCTACCAGCTGGCCCAGCTCGTGCGGACTGGGCAGGTCACGAGCGCGGAACTGGTGTCCGCCGCGATCGCCCGAATTAAGAAGCGCAATCCAAAGTTAAACGCCGTGATCTCCCTGCGTGAGGAGGCCGCCTTGAAAGAGGCGCGCCAGTTAAAAGACACCGGCCAGCCCTTCCTCGGGGTGCCAATCCTCCTCAAGGGGTTGGGCCAAGCCCTCGCCGGTGAACCCGACACCAACGGCAACAAATTATTCAAAGACCACAAGGCGGAAACGACGAGCAACTTTGTCCGGGCCCTGCAGGAGGCCGGCTTTATCATCGTTGGCCAGACCAACTTTCCCGAGTTTGGTTTTAAAAACCGCTCGGATGACCAGCTCTACGGACCAGTTCACAACCCGTGGGCCAAGAAATATACACCGGGTGGTTCTTCCGGTGGTTCCGCGGCGGCCCTGGCGGATGGCTGGGTGCCAATTGCGGCCGGCAATGACGGTGGCGGTTCCATCCGGATTCCGGCTGCCTGGACCGGCCTGATCGGCTTGAAACCCACACGTGGCCGGGTACCAACCGGGCCAGATAGCTGGCGGTCCTGGCAGGGTGCCTCAATTAACTTTGCCCTGACCCGCACCGTCAAGGACACAGCAATGCTGTTGGACCAGCTGCAAACCGTTCAACCGGCAGCTGTTTTCCAGACGCCAAAGTACGAGCCGGGCTTTGCTAATGCGTTAAACACGCCGTTGCCGAAGATCACGATCGGCTATACGACTAAGTCCCCGCTGGGCACGCCCGTCAGCCCAGAGGCCAAGGCCGCCGTGTTGTCCGCGGTCGACTTCCTGCGGGAACGGGGCTTCCGGGTTCAAAAGATGTACGATCCGGTGGACGGCGCCAAGCTGATGCGGTCCTACTACCTGATGAATGGCGCCGAGACCGCGGCGATGTTCCAAAACGTTCAGGCGGGGATGAAGCGACCGCTGACTAAAAACGACATGGAGCTGTACACCTGGGCGCTGTGGCAGATGGGCAAGAACGTCTCGGCGGCTGATTACAGCCGAACCCTCGCACTCTGGGACCAGACGGCTTACCAGCACGTCCAAATGCATGAATTCTTCCCACTCTTCCTAACCCCGACGAATGCTCAGCCAGCACCACGGGTCGATTACCAGGATCGGCCGGAATATGTCGAGCAGATGAAGCACATGGATGAATTGACGCCAGGAGAGCAGCGGCAGCTTATCTACGACCAATGTTTGCCTGCGACCATCCAATCACCGTTTACGGAGCAGGCCAACATGACCGGCGAGCCCGCCATCTCCCTGCCGACTGGCATGAGCAAGCAGGGAACGCCAATGGGGATTCAGTTCATCGCTAACAAGGGGCGTGAAGACCTCCTCCTGCAGGTTGCCAGGCTGTTTGAGGAGCAGCGCCAGTTTAAGCTGCTAAACCCGGTTCCCCACCTCGATTAA
- a CDS encoding lipoate--protein ligase yields MKYLVTDSTDIRYNLALETYLMEHAELDEPILYFYINSPCIILGRYQDAYEEVNLDYVKQHQIIVTRRTSGGGAVYDDLGNVSFSFITKDDGDSIGNFRKFTEPVLEALHEMGAKDAELAGRNDLQINGKKFSGNAMKTEKGRMFSHGTLMYDVDLDVIGKALNVPADKIASKGIKSVHSRVTNLKPYFAPEYQNLTIEQFRDTLAKKILGVSDLSRAKEYVLDDATKQAVEKFNQDVYRNWDWIYGKSPASAIQHRQHFAQGTVDFRLQIENGRIKYLKTYGDFFGQKSIDEFEQQLLGTRYDRAAVTEVLSKLNLADYFGAIPQKEIIDLLMRQE; encoded by the coding sequence ATGAAGTATCTTGTAACCGACAGCACCGATATTCGCTATAACCTGGCCCTCGAGACCTACCTGATGGAGCACGCCGAACTGGACGAGCCGATCCTGTATTTCTACATCAACTCCCCATGCATCATCCTGGGCCGCTACCAGGATGCCTATGAGGAGGTTAACCTCGATTACGTCAAGCAGCACCAGATCATCGTGACCCGCCGGACGTCTGGTGGTGGCGCGGTCTACGACGACCTCGGCAACGTCAGCTTTAGCTTCATCACCAAGGACGATGGCGACTCGATCGGCAACTTCCGTAAGTTCACCGAGCCCGTCCTGGAGGCCCTCCACGAGATGGGCGCCAAGGATGCCGAGCTGGCCGGGCGCAACGACCTCCAAATCAACGGCAAGAAGTTTTCCGGCAACGCCATGAAGACGGAGAAAGGGCGGATGTTCTCCCATGGTACCCTGATGTACGACGTTGACTTGGACGTGATCGGCAAGGCCTTGAACGTTCCTGCGGACAAGATTGCTTCCAAGGGGATCAAGTCCGTTCACAGTCGGGTCACTAACCTGAAGCCGTACTTCGCACCAGAATACCAAAACCTGACGATTGAGCAGTTCAGGGACACCCTGGCGAAGAAGATTCTCGGGGTCAGCGACCTTTCCCGGGCCAAGGAATACGTGCTGGACGACGCCACCAAGCAGGCGGTCGAGAAGTTCAATCAGGATGTTTATCGTAACTGGGACTGGATTTACGGCAAGTCACCGGCTTCGGCTATTCAGCACCGCCAACATTTTGCCCAGGGGACCGTGGACTTTCGCCTGCAGATCGAAAACGGGCGGATTAAGTACCTCAAAACTTATGGGGACTTCTTCGGCCAAAAGTCGATTGACGAATTCGAGCAGCAACTGCTCGGCACCCGTTATGATCGGGCCGCGGTGACCGAGGTACTGAGCAAGCTGAATCTGGCGGACTACTTTGGCGCCATCCCACAAAAAGAAATCATCGACCTGCTGATGCGGCAGGAATAA
- a CDS encoding OsmC family protein — protein MSEKILYHTVVENSDGIHGVAKVISGGNLQVTTANPVSEDPGTNPEQLVGLALATCLNATIEAEEKRRGLKHASVVRVGVKMGFDNPGFQFWLDCQVKIPEVDRETAQAILGKAETRCPVDKLLKGSGNLTVHLVDDFNFDEEEA, from the coding sequence ATGTCTGAGAAAATTCTGTACCATACCGTTGTCGAAAACAGTGATGGCATCCACGGGGTTGCTAAGGTAATTAGCGGCGGCAACCTGCAAGTCACTACCGCCAACCCAGTTTCTGAAGACCCGGGGACGAACCCCGAACAGCTGGTTGGCCTGGCCCTGGCCACCTGCCTGAACGCGACGATCGAGGCCGAGGAGAAGCGCCGCGGCTTGAAGCACGCCAGCGTTGTCCGCGTTGGGGTCAAGATGGGCTTTGATAACCCGGGCTTCCAGTTTTGGCTGGACTGCCAAGTCAAGATTCCAGAGGTTGATCGGGAAACGGCCCAGGCAATCCTCGGCAAGGCCGAGACGCGCTGCCCGGTTGACAAGCTCCTGAAGGGGAGCGGCAATCTGACCGTTCACCTGGTTGACGATTTTAATTTTGACGAAGAAGAGGCATAG
- a CDS encoding type II toxin-antitoxin system Phd/YefM family antitoxin gives MPIAATQSDFRKHIKSYLDQVNDDGQTVLIARSNQRTAAIISQEQLNALLDAVNAKEDSLDYAIARDKLIEMHILPDDPVVESNDSYWNSFKVTEDK, from the coding sequence ATGCCAATCGCAGCAACACAAAGCGACTTTAGAAAACACATTAAGAGTTATCTTGATCAAGTAAATGATGACGGGCAAACCGTTTTAATTGCCCGTTCAAATCAAAGAACTGCCGCAATTATTTCACAGGAGCAACTGAATGCACTGTTAGATGCAGTCAATGCAAAGGAAGATTCCCTTGACTATGCAATTGCCCGTGACAAGTTAATTGAAATGCATATTCTTCCGGATGATCCGGTTGTGGAGTCCAATGATAGTTATTGGAATAGCTTTAAGGTCACAGAGGATAAGTAA
- a CDS encoding transporter substrate-binding domain-containing protein translates to MRRKKLIFLLSMVALVVVGLSACGRKSAADKDTWTVATSGTLYPTSYHDSKTKKLTGYDVEVIRAVAKGLHKKVKFKEYNVDGMLTAVKSGKADMAVDDFAISPTRTKSYRMSTPIKHSFNALIVRKSDNSGINSWKDIKGKKAAGEAGTGYQRLSQQLGAKLVNYDNVSNDVYMRDVASGKTDFIMNDYYLQKLALAAAPNSGLKIKKNMYFTTNEDGKGEGIVMNKKDAKLQQQVNGELKKLRKNGTLSKIAKKYYGTDVTKKPKVHISKHFTIQKKYDGR, encoded by the coding sequence ATGCGTCGCAAAAAATTAATTTTTCTACTGTCAATGGTTGCACTGGTCGTCGTGGGCCTGTCAGCCTGTGGACGGAAGAGTGCTGCCGACAAGGATACTTGGACGGTTGCCACTTCCGGGACCCTGTACCCAACGTCCTACCATGATTCCAAGACGAAGAAGCTGACAGGTTATGACGTCGAGGTTATTCGGGCCGTCGCCAAGGGCCTGCACAAGAAGGTTAAGTTCAAGGAATACAATGTTGACGGGATGCTGACGGCGGTCAAGTCCGGCAAGGCCGACATGGCCGTGGACGACTTCGCTATTTCACCAACCCGGACGAAGTCATACCGGATGTCCACCCCAATCAAGCACTCGTTCAACGCCCTGATCGTGCGGAAGAGTGATAACTCCGGGATCAACTCCTGGAAGGACATCAAGGGCAAGAAGGCCGCCGGTGAAGCCGGGACCGGCTACCAGCGGCTGTCACAGCAGCTCGGTGCCAAGCTGGTCAACTACGACAACGTTTCCAACGATGTCTACATGCGGGACGTTGCCTCTGGGAAGACCGACTTTATCATGAACGACTACTACCTGCAGAAGTTGGCCCTGGCGGCTGCACCAAACAGCGGTCTGAAGATTAAGAAGAACATGTACTTCACCACCAACGAAGACGGCAAGGGTGAGGGAATTGTCATGAACAAGAAGGACGCCAAGCTGCAGCAACAGGTCAACGGCGAACTGAAGAAGCTCCGCAAGAACGGTACGCTTTCAAAGATTGCCAAGAAGTACTACGGCACGGATGTCACCAAGAAGCCAAAGGTTCACATCTCCAAGCACTTCACCATTCAAAAGAAGTATGACGGACGATAA
- a CDS encoding amino acid ABC transporter permease: MGWAKYLSIPGFFDAPLAFQSLPTILSGLPLSLLLLLICFTTANIVGILVMFCRISKSKALSWVARFYISFFRGVPMLVVLFLTYFGFNLDAMPAAILSFTLVPSAFLAEYYRSALKGVGNSQYDSARALGMSYTTMMRYVIMPQAFRIVLPSLGNVMLDMFKGTSLAAMITVSEMFMKAKIVAGASQDYMTIYIEIAVIYWLVCCVLGWIEHRSERHFEHGAVKE; encoded by the coding sequence TTGGGTTGGGCCAAGTACCTGTCGATCCCCGGATTCTTTGATGCGCCCTTAGCCTTTCAATCCCTGCCGACGATCCTATCTGGTTTGCCGCTGTCACTGCTATTATTGCTCATTTGTTTCACTACGGCGAACATCGTTGGTATTCTGGTAATGTTTTGCCGGATCAGCAAGTCAAAGGCCTTATCATGGGTAGCACGTTTCTATATCTCATTCTTCCGTGGGGTACCGATGCTGGTGGTCCTGTTCTTGACCTACTTTGGTTTTAATCTTGATGCCATGCCAGCCGCGATCTTGTCATTCACGCTGGTGCCGAGCGCCTTCCTTGCCGAGTATTATCGTTCGGCCTTGAAGGGGGTCGGCAACTCGCAGTATGACTCCGCCCGCGCGTTAGGGATGTCATACACGACCATGATGCGTTACGTCATCATGCCACAGGCGTTTCGGATCGTGTTGCCATCCCTCGGGAATGTGATGCTGGATATGTTCAAGGGAACGTCACTGGCGGCGATGATTACGGTCTCCGAAATGTTTATGAAGGCCAAGATTGTTGCGGGGGCCAGTCAGGACTATATGACCATCTATATTGAAATTGCGGTTATTTACTGGTTAGTCTGCTGCGTGCTCGGCTGGATTGAACACCGGTCCGAACGCCATTTTGAACACGGAGCTGTGAAGGAATAG
- a CDS encoding DNA/RNA helicase domain-containing protein: MAKKYILKEFKIDRLSKEPRPIKGERIGIKDRQRLEKGDSIYIYFGRSHSYVGQTKQFLTRYKQHYDLQSKFDIHNYNCVVMSFGQLINRNSLDDIENQLISYIAADGKHNEVLSDNSTGGNSVVGYPQQNLVKSDFIIPFWHDLYTRNYVQTPNLDVVQNSLLFKYSPFHQLSDVQAGIIQEIVDDPDHSFVINGMAGTGKTVMLTNLAATLRHKMPTKTVAVIVKTNWVKTAKKIFKTYGDKDIHVFTAVQFINSGKHYDYLIVDEAHRLRRYYSKSNNVLNVIFKYPEKVAEEKGTNYDPNGNELLKIVKQCKQLVLMYDPSQQIRPGDITATQFQHVIQNGNFRQFNLPTEYRINIEPTQKGYQRAFSGDNFINGIKAFLGIGGPNTKFYKELFTNYLVNGEDAYFGICNSIQELFDYLNDMRNYDPTSQNRVVAGYCRKWVSRKNGKPDWVEGEHHWNWNSRLEDWLDAPDSENEIGSIHAVQGIDLNYVGVIVGKDLTVDDNGHLVANPQFYYDSYGKFKKDDPHPVEFDRFVKNIYYVLLTRGINGIRVYFEDPKVERLFKRFMGIEK, encoded by the coding sequence GTGGCTAAAAAGTACATTCTCAAGGAATTTAAGATTGATCGACTTTCTAAAGAGCCACGACCAATCAAGGGCGAACGGATTGGAATCAAAGATCGGCAACGCCTCGAGAAGGGTGACTCTATTTATATCTATTTTGGCCGAAGCCACAGTTATGTTGGGCAAACCAAGCAATTCTTGACTCGCTATAAGCAGCATTATGACCTCCAGTCTAAGTTTGATATTCATAACTATAACTGTGTTGTCATGTCGTTTGGCCAATTGATCAATAGAAATTCGCTTGACGATATCGAAAATCAGCTGATTTCCTATATTGCTGCCGATGGGAAGCACAACGAGGTCCTCAGCGATAACTCAACCGGTGGTAATTCCGTCGTTGGGTATCCGCAACAAAACCTGGTTAAAAGTGACTTCATCATTCCGTTCTGGCACGATCTCTATACACGTAATTACGTTCAAACGCCAAATCTGGACGTTGTTCAAAATTCCCTCCTTTTCAAATATTCGCCCTTTCACCAACTTTCCGACGTTCAGGCCGGCATTATCCAGGAAATTGTCGACGATCCTGATCATAGCTTCGTCATTAATGGCATGGCCGGTACTGGGAAAACCGTGATGCTAACTAACCTCGCCGCAACTTTAAGACATAAAATGCCGACTAAGACCGTCGCAGTAATCGTCAAGACAAACTGGGTCAAGACGGCGAAGAAGATCTTCAAAACTTATGGTGATAAAGACATCCATGTTTTTACCGCTGTTCAGTTTATCAATTCTGGTAAACATTACGACTACCTGATCGTTGATGAAGCACATCGCTTGCGCCGCTACTACTCAAAGAGCAATAACGTGTTAAACGTGATTTTTAAGTACCCAGAAAAAGTGGCGGAGGAAAAGGGAACCAATTATGACCCCAACGGAAATGAATTATTAAAAATCGTCAAGCAATGCAAACAGCTAGTTTTGATGTATGATCCAAGCCAACAAATCAGGCCAGGAGACATTACCGCCACCCAGTTCCAACACGTTATTCAAAATGGCAATTTCAGACAGTTTAATCTGCCAACTGAATATCGAATTAACATTGAACCCACTCAAAAGGGCTACCAAAGGGCTTTCTCCGGTGACAACTTTATTAATGGAATCAAAGCTTTCCTCGGGATTGGTGGACCTAACACCAAATTCTATAAGGAATTGTTTACGAATTATCTGGTTAACGGCGAGGATGCCTACTTCGGAATTTGCAATTCGATTCAAGAGCTATTTGACTACCTTAACGATATGCGAAACTATGATCCGACGTCCCAGAATCGGGTTGTTGCTGGTTATTGCCGAAAATGGGTCAGTCGTAAGAATGGTAAACCTGATTGGGTTGAGGGAGAGCATCACTGGAACTGGAATTCACGTTTGGAAGACTGGCTGGACGCACCCGATTCTGAAAACGAAATTGGTTCCATTCATGCTGTTCAAGGAATTGACTTAAACTATGTTGGAGTTATTGTTGGTAAAGATCTGACGGTTGACGACAACGGACACTTGGTCGCAAATCCCCAATTCTACTACGATAGCTATGGTAAGTTTAAGAAGGATGATCCTCATCCCGTCGAATTTGATCGCTTCGTCAAGAATATCTACTATGTCTTGCTAACAAGGGGAATTAACGGCATCCGTGTTTACTTTGAAGATCCAAAAGTAGAGCGATTGTTTAAGAGGTTTATGGGGATCGAGAAGTAA
- a CDS encoding 3-hydroxyacyl-CoA dehydrogenase, whose amino-acid sequence MPIQNVVVAGGGVLGSQIAYQTALHDFKVTLYDLSSESLQQAQERIKVLFPDYHHDLGLSQADFDRHLANLSYTTGLETAVADADLVIEAIPEKLTIKEAFYQQLSKLAPEKTIFASNSSSLLPSQLVGYTDRPDRYLHLHFANHIWSRNTAEVMGTKDTDPKIFAEIVNFASAIGMIPVPLHKEQPGYVLNAMLIPWLNSALILWAKGVTDPLTIDRTWMKDLEAPVGPFGILDIIGLRTHYNIVKNMADKTDNADLQLAAAKMKERIDANKLGPSTGEGFYHWPNPAFLSPDFLK is encoded by the coding sequence ATGCCAATTCAAAACGTTGTCGTTGCCGGTGGGGGTGTCCTCGGCAGCCAAATCGCCTATCAGACCGCATTGCATGATTTCAAGGTGACCCTCTACGACCTCAGCAGTGAATCTCTTCAGCAGGCTCAGGAAAGAATCAAGGTCCTCTTCCCGGACTACCATCACGACCTCGGGCTTTCGCAAGCGGACTTTGACCGCCATCTCGCCAATCTCTCTTACACCACCGGCCTAGAGACAGCGGTGGCCGATGCGGACCTGGTCATCGAGGCCATCCCCGAAAAGCTGACGATCAAGGAGGCCTTTTACCAACAGCTGTCTAAGCTTGCACCTGAAAAGACGATTTTCGCCAGCAACTCCTCCTCGCTTCTGCCATCCCAGCTGGTGGGTTACACTGACCGGCCGGATCGCTACCTGCACCTGCACTTTGCCAACCACATCTGGAGCCGCAATACTGCCGAGGTCATGGGCACCAAGGATACGGATCCGAAGATCTTCGCCGAGATCGTAAATTTTGCCAGTGCGATCGGGATGATCCCGGTTCCACTGCACAAGGAACAGCCCGGTTACGTTCTCAACGCCATGCTGATTCCGTGGCTGAACAGTGCACTGATCCTGTGGGCAAAGGGCGTTACCGATCCGCTGACCATTGATCGGACCTGGATGAAGGACCTCGAAGCACCGGTGGGCCCGTTCGGCATCCTTGACATCATTGGTCTGCGTACCCACTACAACATTGTCAAAAACATGGCCGACAAGACCGACAATGCGGATCTCCAGCTGGCCGCTGCCAAAATGAAGGAGCGAATCGACGCTAACAAGTTAGGCCCGAGCACCGGCGAAGGTTTCTACCATTGGCCGAACCCCGCTTTCCTGTCACCTGATTTCCTGAAGTAA
- a CDS encoding flavodoxin family protein, with protein sequence MKKIVVLTGSPHHPGTSEQLADAFVAGAKAAGNEVYRFDAGRRIKDFSLIQLEDNHAGAEVEIEPNDVIKNEVMPKLLDADIVVLVSSLYYYGINSALKAVIDRFYSYNHELHGGKQAITLVSGYGQEDAFASLNLYFKQLLKYMRWDLFGAVLAADSWNNQKLQQHVQEARKLGESIH encoded by the coding sequence ATGAAGAAAATTGTTGTATTGACCGGGAGTCCCCACCATCCGGGAACATCAGAGCAGTTGGCCGATGCCTTCGTTGCCGGGGCCAAGGCGGCCGGCAACGAGGTTTATCGCTTTGACGCGGGGCGGCGGATCAAGGACTTTTCACTGATTCAGTTGGAAGATAACCACGCCGGCGCAGAAGTCGAAATTGAACCAAACGATGTCATTAAAAATGAAGTCATGCCCAAGCTCCTGGACGCGGACATCGTCGTTTTGGTCAGCTCATTGTACTACTACGGGATTAATTCCGCGCTGAAGGCCGTCATCGACCGTTTCTACAGTTATAATCATGAACTGCACGGCGGTAAGCAGGCAATTACCCTGGTCAGTGGCTATGGTCAGGAGGATGCCTTTGCTTCACTTAACCTGTACTTCAAGCAGTTGCTGAAGTACATGCGTTGGGATCTGTTCGGCGCAGTCCTGGCTGCCGACTCTTGGAACAACCAGAAGCTCCAGCAGCACGTTCAGGAAGCACGTAAGCTAGGTGAAAGTATTCATTAG